The window CCGGCCAGCTTATATTTTTCCTGTAGACCCTTGAACACGAATACAAAAATGACTATCTGAAAAATAATGATAATATTTATTATACGGTTAATCGACCTCATGGAACCAAAACCAGGCATGTTAACGATCAATTTATAGAAGGTAAATCCATCAAATTTTATTGAAAACAAAACGCATAAAAAAAAGGTTGCCACTAAAAACCCTAAAAACTTTTTTGTTTCCATCTTCACCCCCTTATGAAGCCACAACACCGGAAGGAGAAGCACTGCTATCCAAGGAAGAATTCCGCAGAATAAAAAATTCTCCCACCAATACACTTCGGAATCACGTAAATGATAAGAAAGATTATTCCATAAATAGGACTCCGGAGTGGAAAAAAAGTACGAACTCCATCTCGGTAAATACAAAGAAATCTCATTAAAACTTCTGAATCCCAGTTGACCGGAAACAGGTATATAATGTGACAACATCGGGTAAAGTAATGCCAGGTTCACTACAATTATTCCACCTATTGTTAGAGCAGTTTTTCGCTGAATAAATTGCTTAAAAATTTCTGTATCGCGATAAATAACCAGATAACTTATGATCATGAAAAGCATTACATAGAACAGAAAGAAACCCAAATACATACCGCAATAAAACTGATAGGTAAGTCCTGTAACAGCAAAAGCAAGAGAAACAATTCTTTTCTTACTCAAATATTGCCAAAACCAAAAAAGTACCAGAGGAGCAATGAATTTAGGAAGAATTTGAACATGATTAATATGACCAAGCAGATAAATGGAAAAAGCATAAATATAAGCACCGCAGGAAGATAATAATACATTTCCTGACCACTTTCTTAAAGCAAGGTAACAGCCCAAAAAATTCAAAGCAAACATGGATAAAAACCACCATTGAAAGGATGTCTCTTTGTCACACTTCAGTGATCTAAAAAAAATATAAACGGGCAGTGTGCCGAGAAGGTTATCAGAAAGGGCGATGGTGTTTCGATGAGGGTAGAGAAATGGGGCATCCCAATAATCAGGAACTTCACCCTTTGCATACTTATAACCATGCTCAAGAATATAGTTATTAAATCGGGCGTCGCCCTTATCGCCCGGAATCCTTGAAAAATCCCTATTCATCATAGACACAGGGAAAAGGAGTAAACCGGCAAATAGCAGAACGATGGGTAACAATTCTACTATCCTAATATCACGGTTTAGTTTCATAATAATTAGTGTTGATAAGGACTAACGATTTCCACTTTTAGCATCCGCATCATTTGGAAATTCCAGTAATGAATCAAAATCCTTCACTTTTTCCAATTTCCCAAACTGATTTAAATATAACTTCTTATTCATAGCGCAATAATGCAATGACCCCTTCTCAAATTGATAGGTCTGGAATATGTTTAGCCAGATTAAAAACCCAATTACACCGGCTATTGCAACTCTCGCCGGTAACGACTTTGTAAACAAATAAGATATAAAAGCTGCCAGCGGAATAGCGTATAATGCATAAGTATCCACCAATGCTCTTTGTCCAAATGATCCGCCATACCACCAATTCCACCATGAAAATGTTACATACAAAGAAGCAATTGAAGTAATAATAACAGGATAGAATGAAGTTCTCCTTTTAAAATATAACATAATCATTCCAATAAAAGCCAGAAACATTGCCGGTGTATATATTAACCAGCCTTTCCTGAAACTGAATAACCCCTTTAGAAAAACCGGCTCTGAAAAAAAGTATTTTTCAGAACTGTCTGTTGCCCCCAAAATACTTCCGGTCATCATTTTCCAATAATCAAATTGAGGCCACCATACCCCTATTACAACTACAAAAAAAACAAGAACCTGATACAAAGGAATTCGCTTTTCAGATAGCTCTTCGAAAGATTTCCATTGATAAAAAATGAAGAATAAAAGAATTACCCCGTTCGCAAATGAAATTAACAATATCAATGCATATGAGAGTGAAATACCAATGAAACTGAACAAAGATTTTCCATTTTCATGCCATTGAACCGAATAATAAATAAATACCGCAATAAGAAAAAAATTATACACATGAGGATAAGCACCGGACTGCGTTGAATAAGCAAAAAGATTAGTTCCCAATCCCAGCAAGAGAAGAGTCAAGGCTGTTACTTTATCAGAAAACTTCAGATATAACAATAATTTGCGAACGATTAACAGTCCGAGGGACATATAAAACAAAGCACTCAAGAGTAAAAAGTACTTGTAAGGCTCCGAAAACCCGGTTACAGGATATTCAAACATCTTAGCAGCGGCATCGCCCGCCCAGAAAAATGGCGAATATAAAAGGGCTACTCCATACGTTCTTCCAAAATCATACTTTCCACTTTCATAGCGTTTCGTCCAAAACCAATATCCATCTTCCGAGTACTGATAATTATCCCTTTCAACTTTAATGTCTTTATAAATATATTTAGCAGGAAGGTAACCATAATAATACCGTACATCATTCTCAATTACACGCTCTGTTTTCTTCCATAGCTTAAAATCGGAATCAACCAGAAATCCTGTAATTACAATTATTAGAATAGCAACAACAGACCAATTATTTTTCCTTGAAAACATTGCTTATGTTGTATAGTAATTGGTATTTAGTTATAAAATAAATCTGGTTCAAATATAAGTAATTCCATCTGACCACATAATTATGCAAGCAGCCATAAAACATTAGACATATGTGTAAATCAATAGTTTATAAGCAATGATTATTTAATATAAATTTGCATACCAATAAATACGGCCGATATGAATAAAGCACTACTTCTCTTATTTACTATATGCTCCACTTTTTTCATTAGTTGTAAGAAAGAAAAAGCTGATAATGAATACCTCAATGACTTTGAGGCCATTGGTCATTGGACGGATGGGCAAAATGTTAGTCGGGAAACTTCGAGCAGTGGTTTATTCTGTACAGTAACTGATTCGGGGATACCTTACACCTCAACCATGAAGTTGAACTGGAGTGATCTGAAAGTTGCTCATCCAAAATCTGCCGAGTTGATTGCATGGGTACTGGTTCGAGACATGAGTGCAAAAGCAAAACTGGCTTTTTCAATCGAAACAAAAGAAGGTCAAAATATACTTTGGGAAGGTGTTGAAGTTCAAAGAAGCATAAAAGAAGTAAATAAATGGTTTGAAGTTAAATTAAAAATTGATTTGAACAAAAAGATACCGGATGATGCCCTGATTAAAGTTTATGGTGTAAATGATGGTGTAAAAAGAATTTACTGGGATAATTTTTTGCTTAGGCTAAATGAATAAAACTACTTTTTCGTTAATGCCTTCTTAAAAGATTTTGGAATAAGTAAAGACATTTATTAATTCCAAGGTGACAATGGTTCCTGATTTCCATCTGGTTGAAAAGATGAAGATACTTTAAATATCTGAACTTCGTTTGCTTCACCTAAATAGTCAAGAGGAAAGTCTTTCGCATTGAATGTTACACCTTCAATTTGACTTTTCTTATTAAAAATGACAAAATTATACCTGCCTGTATGGAGATATCCCATCAATGTTTCCTGTACCTTTCGGTAAGGAATGGTTACTCCTTTGAGTCCCATCAAATACAAAGAGATATTCGGCGAATGATCAAAAACCACAACTACCTGATCGTTTAGTTTTATATTACCGGCTTTCAGGATTAAATCAGGTTTGAAATAAATATCATTAGCGGTTGAACCATATTTCCAATTATCCTTTTTATGACTTGTTCTTAAATGCGTCTTGGAAAAATAAAACTGAAAACCAACTGCCATCAATACACAGATTGTAAAAACCGCATGACCATTTGCATTCATCTTTCTATGAAAGGTATCTCTGATAATAAATAATAAGAATAAAACCAGTGGAAACATAGTAATGAAATAGTAATCATGATACGACAATTGCAATAACATTACATACAAAAAGGCAGTGCCTCCCGCCATCATCAGTAAGACATATGCGGATAATCCTCCTTTCAAAGGATTCGAAAGAAGAATCGAGATAACACCTGCAATTAAAATAATGGAAAGAATTACCGGATGATAAATCCTTTCTATCCAGTCCTTACTTACAATCTCCCATACATCTTTCATTTCCTGCCAACTTTTCGGAGGGCGCATCTCTAACAGAAAGACTTCTGATTGAGTGCTTTTACTCAACCATGAAGCGTAAGCATACCAACAAAAAGTTGAAATTACCGCTATTGCAAAAAATGAAAAATATTTCAGACCTGTCTGACGAGTCCAAAGTTTATTCTGATATAAAAATAAACCCATGGCGGGAAGATGTATCATAGAATTGGGCTTGATAAGAAAAGAGACGGTCATCGTTAACCACCACAACCATTTAAATCGATCTTCACGGGTTTTGGCGTAACTGACCAATGCCGACCAGGACATCATCGCAAAGCTGAGACTATAGATATCAGGTAAGAAACTGCAGGAATAAAAGGTCAATAATGGTGAACATACATAGAGTAACATGATAAGTAAAGCATGCAGTTTATTTTTCACAAAATAATCACTCAATCGAAATACGGAGGTGGCACCGATTGTAAATACAATTAATGTGACAAGTCTGTACAACCATTCATGAAATCCGAAGAGACGATATAAAATCGAAACGAAGTATTGCACGATTGGAAACTCAAGACCGGTAACACCTGTTCCATTATCGGTATTGTTCACCTGAGGATGAAAAAAATCTGCATGGTTCACGTAATAATTCCATGCCACGGAAGCCCTGTCGCATTGTGCCCATTGGTGAACGGATTGCGGGCGAAGAGGAATAATTTGATAAACTCCTAACAATCCATATAGCGCTGCCAGAATTATCAGGAGATGAAATGTCCTGAGTTTTTCAAAATAAATTCCCGGTTTAATCATTATTCATCCAGTTTCATCTCCGGTATTTCCCCCTCCACAATTAATTTCCCCGCTGTGGCTTTTCGTATCTCCTCCACCGTTACACCAGGTGCCCGTTCGAGCAATACAAATCCTTTGCCGGGAACAACATCGAGCACGGCGAGTTCTGTTACGATCTTCTTCACACATTTTACTCCGGTAAGCGGCAACGAACAGGAAGGTAACAATTTGCTTTCGCCGGCTTTATTTACATGTTGCATGGCTACAATGATATTTTTCGCTGCTGCCACCAGATCCATTGCTCCTCCCATGCCTTTCACCATCTTACCCGGAATTTTCCAGTTGGCGATATCTCCATCTTCGCTCACTTCCATCGCACCCAAAATGGTAAGGTCCACTTTTCCTGCGCGGATCATACCAAAGCTCAATGCAGAGTCAAAATAGGCTGTACCGGGAACTTCGGTAATCGTTTGTTTGCCGGCATTTATCAGATCCGGATCTTCTTCTCCTTCAAAAGGAAATGGTCCCATACCGAGCATTCCGTTTTCAGATTGCAGGGTAACGTCCATGCCCGGAGGAATATAGTTTGCCACCAGGGTTGGAATACCGATTCCCAGGTTAACGTAATATCCGTCTTTCACTTCTTTCGCGATACGTTTTGCAATTCCGTTTTTATCTAACATTTCGGTTCCTTTAATGATGACTATGGGCCACTGATTTATTATGATGGTTATGATTTATTATGATTTTGACCGAATGGTACGTTGTTCAATACGCTTTTCGTAATCTGCGCCCTGAAATATTCTGTGAACATAAATTCCCGGAACATGAATACCATCCGGATCAAGTTCACCTGCGGGGACCAACTCTTCCACTTCTGCAATGGTAATTTTCCCTGCCATCGCCATGGGCATATTGAAGTTGCGTGTTGTTTTACGGAAGATGAGATTTCCATGGGTATCGCCTTTCCATGCTTTCACGATTGAAAATGCGGCATCGAAAGCATATTCAAGGAGGTAATCAATTCCATTGAAATTACGGACTTCCTTGCCTTCGGCCACCTCGGTACCTACTCCCGCTCTCACCCATACAGCAGGCATACCATATGCTGCCGCCATGCAACGTGTAGCTAAAGTTCCCTGAGGGATTAAATCTACTTCCAATTCACCACTCAAAAGCTGTCTTTCAAATTCAGCATTTTCTCCTACATAAGAAGAGATCATTTTCTTTACCTGTCGCGTTTTGAGCATCAGGCCGATTCCAAAATCATCGACTCCCGCGTTATTGGAGATACAGGTTAAATCTTTTACGCCTTTTTTTACCAATGCAGCAATGCAATTTTCGGGAATACCGCAGAGACCAAACCCTCCGAGCATAATTACTTCTCCATCTTTGATATCCTGAATGGCATCTTCTGCGCCTTTTACTACTTTGTTCATACGTAATAATATTTCGTAAAAGTAGTAAAAAATGAACGCTTCGATTGGAGGATACCCCAACTAAATCCCGAAATCATCTTTCCCATTTTGCTGTTGTGCGGGGTTCTTGTACTTCTTGCAATCGAGCTCTACTCCTATCGGTTTTTCAGGCCTTTCAAAATCTCCCTTTGAATAATTGAGGGTAGGATCAGCGAATACTTTTTTCATATACAAACCCCAGGTAGGTAAGGCTACATTCGCGCCTTGTCCGAGTTGTGTGGTTCTGAAATGAACAGAACGATCTTCGCATCCGGCCCATGCCCCACTCACTAAATCCGGTGTGATGCCCATGAACCAGCCATCACTGTTATTCTGCGTGGTCCCTGTTTTACCTGCTATAGGATTTGTAAATCCATATTTTGATCCGCGTAGTCGGGCTCCGGTACCTCCCAGGGTTACACCTTTCATCAGGTCGAGCATCAGGTAGGCCGTTTCTTCACTGATCGCTTCAATTTTTCGCGGAACAAAATCCTGAAGTACGACTCCGTTTTTATCTTCAATTCGAAGAATGTATTGCGGTTCAGTATACACCCCTTTATTGGCAAACGTACAATAGGCCGCGACCATCTCAAAGACCGAAACATCCGCAGTTCCGAGAGCGATGGAAGGAAAAGGATCGATGGGTGAGGTGATGCCCATCTTTCTGGCCACCTGCACCACTGCTTCCGCACCAAACTGTTTCATCAGATAAGCGGAGATGCAATTTACAGATTCGGCGAGCGCTTCTTTCAAGGATAACATGCCTCCATATTTACCATCAGAGTTGGAAGGTGTCCAGGGCACGCCCGCTTCATCAACAATGGTCACCGGTACATTGGGCACTTCATAACAGGGCGAATAGCCTTCCTGCATGGCCAGTGTATAGAGGAAGGGTTTAAAGGTAGATCCTACCTGACGCTTACCATCTTTAACGTGATCATATTGGAAATACTTGTAATCATTCCCACCAACCCAGGCTCGTACATATCCTGTCTGCGGTTCCATCGACATAAAACCGGTTTGGTAAAACATTTTATAATACTTAATAGAATCGAGTGGGGAGAGTAATGTATCTACTTCTCCTTTCCATGAAAAAACTTTCATCTCTATCTTTTTATTGAAGGCTTTCTTAATATCCGCTTCTGTTGCGCCGGTATCTTTCATGGTACGGTAACGCTCACTTTGCTTCATGGCATCGTCGATAATCTGCGGCTGATCTTCCCATGCTACCCTACCCTTCCAATGCTCCCGAAAAGATTTCTGCAAGTCCGTCATATGCTCTTTCACGGCTTCTTCGGCATACCGCTGCATGCGGGTATCTATCGTGGTGTAGATACGGAGTCCGTCGCGGTAGAGATTGTAAGGTTTGCCGTCTGCTTTCTTATGCTCTTTGCACCATCTCAATAAATCCTGACGTAAGGTCTCCCGGAAATATTGGGCTAATCCCTCCGTATGACCTTCCTGACGGAAGTTAAGTTTAATTGGTAATTTTAGTAAGGAATCTTTTTGCTCAACAGTGATAAATTTATACTTCGCCAGCTGACCAATTACAGTATTTCTTCTAAAGGTGGCGCTTTCAGGATTACGTACAGGATTGTAGCGGGAAGGTGCCTGCAATAACCCGATCAGCAAGGCAGCTTCTTCTATTTTCACTTCCAGCGGTTGCTTTCCGAAATAAGTGGTAGCGGCGGATTTAATTCCGAAAGCATTGTTTCCAAATTCAACAGTATTCAAATACATCGCCAGAATCTCCTGCTTGGTATAGTTGCGTTCCAGTTTAACAGCGATAATCCATTCCTTCAATTTACGAATAATGAGTTGCAACTTACTCATGTTTTCACGGGGGAAGAGATTTTTTGCCAACTGCTGGGTGATGGTACTCCCTCCTCCGGCATCCTGCTGAAGAATGATGGTTTTTACAAATACCCGCATGAGGCCCTTGATATCCACTCCGGAATGCTCCTCAAAACGGACATCCTCCGTCGCTTTCAGGGC of the Bacteroidota bacterium genome contains:
- a CDS encoding CoA transferase subunit B, translating into MLDKNGIAKRIAKEVKDGYYVNLGIGIPTLVANYIPPGMDVTLQSENGMLGMGPFPFEGEEDPDLINAGKQTITEVPGTAYFDSALSFGMIRAGKVDLTILGAMEVSEDGDIANWKIPGKMVKGMGGAMDLVAAAKNIIVAMQHVNKAGESKLLPSCSLPLTGVKCVKKIVTELAVLDVVPGKGFVLLERAPGVTVEEIRKATAGKLIVEGEIPEMKLDE
- a CDS encoding PBP1A family penicillin-binding protein, producing the protein MPKPTPAFRKYIKYIWILLFAPVLFVFLMVGLTAWGVFGELPTFEELENPKSSLASEVYSADMKTLGKYYFQNRVNIHFQDLSPNLVNALKATEDVRFEEHSGVDIKGLMRVFVKTIILQQDAGGGSTITQQLAKNLFPRENMSKLQLIIRKLKEWIIAVKLERNYTKQEILAMYLNTVEFGNNAFGIKSAATTYFGKQPLEVKIEEAALLIGLLQAPSRYNPVRNPESATFRRNTVIGQLAKYKFITVEQKDSLLKLPIKLNFRQEGHTEGLAQYFRETLRQDLLRWCKEHKKADGKPYNLYRDGLRIYTTIDTRMQRYAEEAVKEHMTDLQKSFREHWKGRVAWEDQPQIIDDAMKQSERYRTMKDTGATEADIKKAFNKKIEMKVFSWKGEVDTLLSPLDSIKYYKMFYQTGFMSMEPQTGYVRAWVGGNDYKYFQYDHVKDGKRQVGSTFKPFLYTLAMQEGYSPCYEVPNVPVTIVDEAGVPWTPSNSDGKYGGMLSLKEALAESVNCISAYLMKQFGAEAVVQVARKMGITSPIDPFPSIALGTADVSVFEMVAAYCTFANKGVYTEPQYILRIEDKNGVVLQDFVPRKIEAISEETAYLMLDLMKGVTLGGTGARLRGSKYGFTNPIAGKTGTTQNNSDGWFMGITPDLVSGAWAGCEDRSVHFRTTQLGQGANVALPTWGLYMKKVFADPTLNYSKGDFERPEKPIGVELDCKKYKNPAQQQNGKDDFGI
- a CDS encoding glycosyltransferase family 39 protein; the encoded protein is MIKPGIYFEKLRTFHLLIILAALYGLLGVYQIIPLRPQSVHQWAQCDRASVAWNYYVNHADFFHPQVNNTDNGTGVTGLEFPIVQYFVSILYRLFGFHEWLYRLVTLIVFTIGATSVFRLSDYFVKNKLHALLIMLLYVCSPLLTFYSCSFLPDIYSLSFAMMSWSALVSYAKTREDRFKWLWWLTMTVSFLIKPNSMIHLPAMGLFLYQNKLWTRQTGLKYFSFFAIAVISTFCWYAYASWLSKSTQSEVFLLEMRPPKSWQEMKDVWEIVSKDWIERIYHPVILSIILIAGVISILLSNPLKGGLSAYVLLMMAGGTAFLYVMLLQLSYHDYYFITMFPLVLFLLFIIRDTFHRKMNANGHAVFTICVLMAVGFQFYFSKTHLRTSHKKDNWKYGSTANDIYFKPDLILKAGNIKLNDQVVVVFDHSPNISLYLMGLKGVTIPYRKVQETLMGYLHTGRYNFVIFNKKSQIEGVTFNAKDFPLDYLGEANEVQIFKVSSSFQPDGNQEPLSPWN
- a CDS encoding CoA transferase subunit A, translated to MNKVVKGAEDAIQDIKDGEVIMLGGFGLCGIPENCIAALVKKGVKDLTCISNNAGVDDFGIGLMLKTRQVKKMISSYVGENAEFERQLLSGELEVDLIPQGTLATRCMAAAYGMPAVWVRAGVGTEVAEGKEVRNFNGIDYLLEYAFDAAFSIVKAWKGDTHGNLIFRKTTRNFNMPMAMAGKITIAEVEELVPAGELDPDGIHVPGIYVHRIFQGADYEKRIEQRTIRSKS